One Pleurocapsa sp. PCC 7327 DNA segment encodes these proteins:
- a CDS encoding FAD-binding oxidoreductase, which produces MTNYDWIVIGAGITGSALGYELAKKGFRTLLLEKDARLNNATYYSYGGLAYWSGTTKLTRQICQEGIEIHRNLSEELGADTEFRDIDLMLTIDAQDDPTTVAANYSQFAIAPQVLDVAEACELEPLLNPNAIAGVLRLPHGHIHPHKTNLAYQQAFCRLGGELKIEPVVNLLRQGDRIEGVVTAQNQYYAANTVVCAGGLSRMLLKEAGISIKLYFTHAQLIKTPPVDICLRTLVMPATQKRMLLEAQATAPEIESLWEQPSQDFIAGILDPGAVQFLDGSFYIGQISEIYTNPQVKIDSAISEAQIRTGIATILPLLQNLPGTWHRCLVAFAKNSLPLVGAINHLTGVYLFSGFTSTLVFAPPLARHFASWAAQEKDNIIPQLSAND; this is translated from the coding sequence ATGACCAATTACGATTGGATCGTTATCGGTGCGGGAATTACGGGATCTGCTTTGGGCTACGAACTGGCAAAAAAAGGATTCCGCACTTTGCTATTGGAAAAAGATGCTCGACTGAATAATGCCACCTACTACAGTTATGGAGGACTTGCCTACTGGTCTGGAACGACGAAATTAACTCGACAAATTTGTCAAGAAGGCATCGAAATTCATCGCAATTTGTCTGAAGAATTAGGGGCAGATACTGAGTTTCGCGACATCGATTTGATGCTAACTATTGATGCACAAGACGATCCTACAACAGTCGCTGCCAACTATTCCCAATTTGCGATCGCTCCTCAAGTCCTCGATGTTGCCGAGGCTTGCGAATTAGAACCTTTGCTCAATCCCAATGCTATCGCAGGCGTTTTGAGACTTCCTCACGGTCATATCCATCCTCACAAGACCAACCTTGCCTATCAGCAAGCTTTTTGTCGTCTGGGCGGAGAACTTAAAATCGAGCCAGTTGTCAACTTACTACGTCAAGGCGATCGCATCGAGGGAGTCGTCACTGCTCAAAATCAATACTATGCAGCCAATACGGTAGTCTGTGCGGGAGGTTTGAGTAGAATGCTCCTCAAAGAAGCAGGAATTAGTATCAAACTCTATTTCACTCACGCACAACTGATTAAAACGCCGCCTGTTGATATTTGTCTGCGAACATTAGTTATGCCAGCTACTCAGAAACGGATGCTGCTGGAGGCACAAGCAACCGCGCCAGAAATAGAATCTCTCTGGGAGCAACCAAGCCAGGACTTTATTGCAGGCATTCTCGATCCCGGTGCCGTTCAATTTTTGGATGGCAGCTTTTATATCGGTCAAATCAGCGAAATCTATACCAATCCCCAAGTAAAAATCGATTCGGCGATTAGCGAAGCGCAAATTCGCACGGGAATAGCAACTATACTACCTTTATTACAAAATTTACCAGGAACTTGGCATCGCTGTCTAGTTGCTTTTGCGAAAAATTCTCTGCCGCTAGTGGGTGCAATTAATCATTTGACCGGCGTTTATCTTTTTTCTGGATTCACCAGTACTTTAGTTTTTGCTCCACCTTTAGCCCGACATTTTGCCAGTTGGGCAGCTCAAGAAAAAGACAATATCATTCCTCAATTAAGTGCAAATGACTAA
- a CDS encoding DUF1361 domain-containing protein, which produces MERFFDWIAHAREVLGYSKSLIIWNLFLAYIPLVLSVWLFRIVGRRSLLWWVVFAVFIAFLPNAPYILTDIIHLIELIRQGYSVWTITLVLIPQYLIFILAGMEAYVISLINLGYYCYKLGWGKYISWIELITHALCSLGIYLGRFQRFNSWDIVTKPDNLMDSIVDNLTGKWSVLMMSVTFLILVVLYWFMKEITLGLIFRFRDRKKY; this is translated from the coding sequence ATGGAGCGATTTTTTGATTGGATAGCCCATGCTAGGGAGGTATTAGGCTATAGCAAATCTCTCATAATTTGGAATCTTTTTCTAGCCTATATTCCTTTAGTCTTAAGCGTCTGGCTATTTCGGATCGTTGGGCGGCGATCGCTGCTTTGGTGGGTTGTTTTTGCCGTTTTTATCGCTTTTCTCCCCAATGCTCCTTATATCTTAACAGATATCATTCATTTAATCGAACTAATTCGACAAGGTTACTCGGTTTGGACGATTACTTTAGTATTGATTCCCCAATATTTAATATTTATTTTAGCTGGGATGGAAGCCTATGTTATTTCTCTGATTAACTTAGGTTACTACTGCTATAAATTAGGATGGGGAAAATATATTTCTTGGATCGAGTTAATTACTCATGCTCTTTGTTCTCTGGGAATATATCTCGGTCGCTTTCAGCGTTTTAATAGTTGGGATATCGTAACCAAGCCCGATAATTTAATGGATAGTATTGTTGATAATTTAACGGGGAAATGGTCGGTGCTGATGATGAGCGTTACTTTTTTGATTTTAGTAGTCTTATACTGGTTTATGAAAGAAATAACGCTGGGCTTAATTTTCAGATTTCGCGATCGCAAAAAATATTAG
- a CDS encoding aldehyde dehydrogenase family protein — MTTQIQKAVEPQLSSQVSQFLNQSFKHLIGGKWIDAANGQTLSVYDPATGRVIANVASGEREDIDRAVKAARHAFEEGTWTKFTVSERGRLIWKLADLLEAHLEEFAELESLDNGKPITVARTADVPLAIDLFRYMAGWATKIEGNTIPLSVPYTPDSQYFAYTVREPVGVVGQIIPWNFPLLMAAWKLGPALAAGCTVVLKPAEQTPLSAIRLGELICEAGFPDGVVNIVTGYGETAGAALAAHPDVDKVAFTGSTEVGKLIVQAAASNLKKVSLELGGKSPNIVLKDADLATAIAGAANAIFFNHGQCCCAGSRLYVERSIFDRVVEGVAEQAKKIQVGPGLDPNTEMGPLVSDEQLDRVCGYLRSGIAEGAKAVTGGQRLGDLGYFVEPTVLVNTKQTMKVVQEEIFGPVVTAMPFQELDELTPLANDSIYGLAAGIWTNDLSKAHRLAAKLRAGTVWINCYNIFDAALPFGGYKQSGWGREMGHDVLELYTEVKAVCIKL; from the coding sequence ATGACAACTCAAATACAAAAAGCTGTTGAACCTCAACTCAGCAGCCAAGTCTCGCAATTTTTAAACCAATCTTTCAAACATCTCATTGGCGGAAAGTGGATTGACGCGGCAAACGGTCAAACTTTGTCCGTATACGATCCGGCAACCGGTCGCGTTATTGCTAATGTTGCCTCTGGAGAACGCGAGGATATCGATCGCGCCGTAAAAGCCGCACGTCATGCCTTTGAGGAAGGAACTTGGACAAAATTCACGGTCTCAGAACGAGGACGCTTAATTTGGAAATTAGCAGACTTATTGGAAGCCCATTTAGAAGAGTTTGCCGAATTGGAGTCCCTCGATAATGGCAAACCCATTACAGTTGCTCGCACTGCCGACGTGCCGCTGGCGATTGACTTGTTTCGCTATATGGCAGGATGGGCGACAAAAATTGAAGGAAATACCATTCCCCTCTCCGTTCCTTACACGCCCGATAGCCAATACTTTGCCTACACTGTGCGCGAACCCGTCGGCGTAGTCGGACAAATCATTCCCTGGAACTTTCCGTTGCTGATGGCGGCATGGAAATTAGGTCCAGCGTTAGCTGCTGGTTGCACCGTCGTCCTAAAACCCGCCGAACAAACCCCCCTGTCTGCCATCCGTTTGGGCGAATTAATCTGCGAAGCGGGATTTCCCGATGGCGTTGTCAACATCGTCACGGGTTACGGCGAAACGGCTGGTGCTGCCCTCGCTGCCCATCCCGATGTCGATAAAGTTGCCTTTACTGGGTCGACAGAAGTCGGTAAACTAATCGTGCAAGCAGCGGCAAGCAATCTCAAGAAAGTTTCTCTGGAACTGGGCGGCAAATCTCCCAATATCGTCCTCAAAGATGCGGATTTAGCAACCGCGATCGCGGGGGCAGCCAATGCGATTTTCTTCAACCACGGTCAATGCTGTTGTGCTGGTTCGAGACTTTATGTCGAGCGATCGATTTTCGATCGCGTTGTGGAAGGAGTCGCCGAGCAAGCCAAAAAAATTCAAGTGGGACCGGGACTAGACCCCAATACGGAAATGGGCCCGTTAGTTTCTGACGAGCAACTCGATCGCGTTTGTGGCTACTTGCGATCGGGAATTGCCGAAGGAGCAAAAGCGGTAACGGGCGGACAGCGCCTCGGCGATTTAGGCTATTTTGTCGAGCCGACGGTATTGGTGAATACCAAGCAGACGATGAAGGTGGTGCAAGAGGAGATTTTTGGTCCCGTCGTCACAGCAATGCCGTTTCAAGAACTCGACGAACTCACACCGCTAGCCAACGACAGCATTTATGGGCTAGCAGCAGGCATCTGGACAAATGATTTATCAAAAGCACATCGCTTAGCAGCCAAGCTTCGTGCTGGCACCGTTTGGATTAACTGCTACAATATCTTCGATGCTGCCCTGCCCTTTGGTGGCTACAAGCAGTCAGGCTGGGGGCGCGAAATGGGTCATGACGTGTTGGAACTTTATACTGAGGTCAAAGCCGTTTGCATCAAGCTTTAA
- a CDS encoding transglutaminase family protein: MWSIQAISNSQPYTSEQWQKIDTLGQIVEQRLQGLGIGLTMGGEPTFISLDDYESPQWRIAALGEDKRQIAGQLLKRLANRFALGGGLLHYGLGKAYPGEITPRWALGYFWRKDGIQIWRDRALIAEEGKDYGHGRQEAEIFINALVGQLELNPDFVIRVYEVETEAVAGFVLPLLPIAKEGTFYWSSCRWIVPSDRLYLLRGNAPVGLRLPLREISWSEDLQAEAVLSVDDDSMTPCLASVESPANSIRIALSIEAKQGILRVFMPPFTSAKSFLDLIAAIENTAQETGFPVLIEGYPPPDHKKIGKFQITPDPGVIEVNIHPASTWDELVKITTILYDEARQCRLGTEKYMLDGRRISTGGGAHITIGGETIQESPLLRRPDLLRSLISYFQNHPSLSYLFSGQFVGPTSQSPRVDEARHESLYELEIAFSALQPGKEVPPEVVDRLLRHLLVDVTGNTHRTAFCIDKLFPTENPRTQLGLLELRAIAMPPNLEMRLLQMLLIRAMVAWFWESPYTKPLIRWGTTLHDRFMLPHFIGEDLKVVLADLQEAGYPFEFDWFEPFFEFRFPLYGEIAREGIQLELRQAIEPWHVLGEEIANGGVARYVDDSLERIQVKLRGAMGNSPNRNAFSSRYVVTCNGYPVPLISTGVAGEYVGGVRFRARQYASMLHPAIDSHSPLTFEIVDTWEGRSLGGCTYSVNPPDGKPYHTFPTNSSQAQTRVAERFIANPPAIATIKALPLQLNPEYPLTLDLRRV; this comes from the coding sequence ATGTGGTCTATCCAAGCAATTTCTAACAGTCAACCCTATACCAGCGAACAATGGCAAAAAATTGATACTCTCGGTCAAATAGTAGAACAACGGCTGCAAGGTTTGGGCATTGGGTTGACAATGGGAGGCGAACCGACTTTTATCTCCCTAGATGATTATGAATCTCCTCAATGGCGCATAGCAGCATTAGGGGAAGACAAGCGCCAAATTGCCGGACAGTTACTCAAGCGCTTGGCAAATCGGTTTGCACTAGGAGGCGGACTATTGCATTATGGGCTAGGAAAAGCCTATCCTGGAGAGATTACTCCTCGCTGGGCGCTAGGGTATTTTTGGCGCAAAGATGGGATTCAGATTTGGCGCGATCGCGCATTAATAGCAGAAGAGGGCAAAGATTACGGGCACGGGCGCCAAGAGGCAGAAATCTTTATCAACGCTTTGGTTGGGCAGTTGGAGTTAAATCCAGACTTTGTGATTCGAGTCTATGAAGTTGAAACCGAGGCAGTTGCCGGATTTGTCTTACCACTACTACCAATTGCTAAAGAAGGCACGTTTTATTGGAGTAGCTGTCGCTGGATAGTACCGAGCGATCGCTTGTATTTACTTAGAGGCAATGCTCCAGTCGGATTGCGTTTGCCCCTGAGAGAGATTTCTTGGTCGGAGGATTTGCAAGCAGAAGCGGTTTTGTCTGTAGATGACGATTCTATGACACCCTGCCTCGCGTCTGTAGAATCTCCTGCCAATTCCATTCGCATTGCTTTGAGTATCGAAGCCAAACAGGGCATCCTTCGCGTCTTCATGCCTCCTTTTACCTCGGCTAAAAGCTTTTTAGATTTAATTGCGGCGATAGAAAATACAGCCCAAGAAACAGGCTTTCCCGTACTAATAGAAGGATATCCGCCCCCAGACCACAAAAAAATCGGCAAATTTCAGATTACTCCCGATCCCGGCGTGATAGAGGTCAACATTCATCCAGCATCGACTTGGGATGAGCTAGTCAAAATTACGACGATTTTGTATGACGAGGCGCGACAGTGCCGTCTGGGAACCGAAAAATACATGCTCGACGGTCGTCGCATCAGTACGGGTGGAGGCGCTCATATCACGATTGGCGGCGAAACGATTCAAGAAAGTCCCCTCTTGCGCCGTCCCGATTTACTGCGGAGTTTGATTAGTTATTTCCAGAATCATCCGAGTCTATCCTATTTATTCTCCGGTCAGTTTGTCGGTCCTACCAGTCAATCTCCTCGCGTTGACGAGGCGCGACACGAGAGTTTATACGAATTAGAAATTGCTTTCAGTGCCTTGCAACCCGGCAAAGAAGTTCCGCCGGAAGTGGTCGATCGCCTGTTGCGTCACTTGCTCGTAGATGTAACGGGCAATACCCATCGAACTGCCTTTTGCATCGATAAACTGTTCCCAACCGAAAATCCTCGCACTCAATTGGGTTTGCTGGAGTTACGCGCCATAGCCATGCCTCCCAATCTAGAGATGCGCCTGCTGCAAATGCTGCTGATTCGAGCTATGGTGGCTTGGTTTTGGGAGTCTCCCTATACCAAACCCCTCATCCGTTGGGGAACGACACTGCACGATCGCTTTATGTTGCCCCATTTCATCGGCGAGGATTTGAAAGTCGTCCTTGCCGATTTGCAGGAAGCTGGATATCCTTTTGAATTTGACTGGTTTGAGCCATTTTTCGAGTTCCGTTTTCCCCTTTACGGTGAAATTGCCAGAGAAGGCATCCAGTTAGAGTTGCGTCAAGCGATCGAGCCTTGGCACGTTTTAGGGGAAGAAATCGCCAATGGAGGAGTTGCCCGATATGTGGATGATTCCCTCGAAAGAATACAAGTAAAATTGCGCGGGGCAATGGGGAATTCTCCCAATAGAAATGCCTTTTCCTCTCGCTACGTCGTTACGTGCAATGGTTATCCAGTGCCGCTCATCTCGACTGGAGTCGCAGGGGAATATGTCGGCGGCGTTCGCTTCAGGGCAAGACAATATGCATCGATGTTGCATCCTGCTATTGATTCCCACAGTCCTTTAACTTTTGAGATTGTCGATACGTGGGAAGGGCGATCGCTGGGCGGTTGCACCTACTCCGTCAATCCTCCCGATGGCAAGCCTTATCATACATTTCCGACTAATTCCTCGCAAGCCCAGACGCGCGTTGCAGAACGCTTTATTGCCAATCCTCCCGCGATCGCAACCATTAAGGCGCTACCATTGCAGTTAAATCCAGAATACCCCTTGACGTTGGATTTAAGACGAGTATAG
- the pds gene encoding 15-cis-phytoene desaturase — translation MRVAIAGAGLAGLSCAKYLVDAGYTPIVLERRDVLGGLVAAWKDEDGDWYETGLHVFFGAYPNMLQLFKELGIEDRLQWKEHTLIFNQPEKPGTYSRFDVPDIPAPFNVITSILRNNDMLTWEQKIRFAIGLLPAVIRGQKYVEAMDRYTLLEWLRRQGVDERVNSDIFIAASKALTFINPEEVSATIPLTALNRFLKERYGSKVAFLDGSPTERLCQPMVDYITERGGQVRLNAPLKEILLNEDRTVKGFLLRGLNGEPDEVLTADLYVCAMSVDPLKVMLPQPWREIDFFRKLEGIEGVPVINLHLWFDRKLTDIDHLLFSRSPLLSVYADMSNTCREYANPDRSMLELVLAPAQEWINKSDEEIIAATMAELEKLFPAHFKSEKPAKLLKYRVVKTPRSVYKAVPGRQAHRPSQKTPIANFYLAGSYTMQEYLGSMEGAVLSGKLAAVAIAQDYSPKPVASSSTVEGEAPLVTS, via the coding sequence ATGCGAGTTGCGATCGCTGGAGCAGGTTTAGCCGGACTTTCTTGTGCCAAGTATCTTGTCGATGCAGGATACACTCCCATTGTCCTGGAACGTCGCGATGTTTTGGGAGGGTTAGTTGCCGCTTGGAAAGATGAAGATGGAGACTGGTACGAAACGGGGCTCCACGTTTTTTTTGGAGCTTATCCCAACATGCTCCAACTCTTCAAAGAACTGGGGATCGAAGATCGCCTTCAGTGGAAAGAACATACGCTGATTTTTAATCAACCAGAAAAACCAGGAACCTATTCTCGCTTTGACGTTCCCGATATCCCCGCTCCCTTCAATGTCATTACGTCAATTCTCCGCAACAATGACATGCTCACCTGGGAGCAAAAGATTCGCTTTGCTATTGGCTTGCTGCCTGCCGTAATTCGGGGACAGAAATATGTCGAAGCCATGGATCGATACACCCTCTTAGAGTGGCTGAGACGGCAAGGCGTTGACGAACGGGTCAATAGCGATATTTTTATTGCTGCCTCCAAAGCACTTACCTTCATCAACCCCGAAGAGGTTTCGGCAACGATTCCCCTGACTGCCCTCAATCGCTTTTTAAAAGAGCGATATGGTTCTAAGGTAGCCTTCCTAGACGGTTCGCCCACAGAGCGGCTCTGCCAACCGATGGTAGACTATATCACCGAACGGGGAGGACAGGTGAGATTAAACGCGCCGCTCAAAGAGATTTTGCTGAACGAAGATAGAACGGTCAAAGGATTTCTGCTGCGAGGACTCAACGGCGAACCCGATGAAGTCTTGACAGCAGATCTTTATGTCTGTGCTATGTCTGTCGATCCTTTGAAGGTTATGTTACCCCAACCTTGGCGGGAAATCGATTTCTTCAGAAAACTTGAGGGGATAGAAGGGGTTCCAGTTATAAATTTACACCTCTGGTTCGATCGCAAGCTCACCGACATCGATCATTTATTATTCTCCCGTTCGCCCTTGCTCAGCGTTTACGCCGATATGAGCAACACCTGTCGGGAATATGCTAACCCCGATCGTTCCATGTTGGAGTTAGTGCTAGCACCCGCCCAAGAATGGATTAATAAATCCGATGAAGAAATTATTGCCGCAACGATGGCAGAATTAGAAAAACTCTTTCCCGCTCATTTTAAGAGCGAAAAACCTGCTAAATTGCTAAAATATCGCGTGGTGAAAACACCGCGATCGGTTTACAAAGCCGTACCGGGAAGACAAGCCCACCGTCCGTCTCAGAAAACTCCCATTGCTAACTTCTATCTTGCAGGAAGTTACACCATGCAGGAATATCTGGGAAGTATGGAAGGAGCCGTTCTCTCTGGCAAATTAGCTGCCGTTGCGATCGCGCAAGATTACTCGCCAAAGCCAGTCGCTTCTTCTTCAACAGTCGAAGGAGAAGCCCCGTTGGTGACGAGTTAA
- a CDS encoding glyoxalase/bleomycin resistance/dioxygenase family protein, giving the protein MFFKYTEAFVAIAAIDFEALVQFYRRLLERDPKPYIPNGYAEFQLTGLRLGIFCPQESHQQEFANSVGSGMSLCLEVEDLESAIAHLTEIGYPPPGAITIASHGREIYTYDPAGNRLIFHQSS; this is encoded by the coding sequence ATGTTTTTCAAATATACTGAGGCTTTTGTTGCGATCGCGGCAATCGATTTTGAAGCGTTAGTTCAATTTTACCGTCGATTGCTAGAACGAGATCCGAAGCCTTACATTCCTAATGGATACGCCGAATTTCAATTAACTGGCTTGCGGTTGGGGATTTTTTGTCCTCAAGAAAGCCACCAACAAGAGTTTGCGAATTCGGTTGGAAGTGGGATGAGTCTGTGTCTGGAAGTGGAAGATTTGGAAAGTGCGATCGCACATTTAACTGAGATAGGATATCCACCGCCAGGAGCAATTACCATTGCTTCCCACGGACGAGAAATTTATACCTACGATCCGGCTGGAAATCGTTTAATTTTTCATCAATCTAGTTAA
- the trxA gene encoding thioredoxin, which produces MAVKKQFSSFQELLATSQIPVLVDFYATWCGPCQMMAPILEQVGMQMKNRLQVVKIDTDKYPGLASQYQIHALPTLVLFKNGQPVDRIEGVMLAPQLIEHLQTLL; this is translated from the coding sequence ATGGCAGTTAAGAAGCAATTTTCTAGTTTTCAAGAACTCCTTGCCACCTCACAGATTCCTGTTTTAGTTGATTTTTATGCGACTTGGTGCGGTCCGTGCCAAATGATGGCTCCGATTTTAGAACAAGTAGGAATGCAGATGAAAAATCGGCTGCAAGTCGTCAAAATCGATACGGATAAATATCCCGGATTGGCATCTCAGTATCAAATCCATGCCCTACCAACCCTAGTTTTGTTCAAAAACGGTCAGCCCGTCGATCGCATTGAAGGTGTAATGCTTGCCCCCCAGTTAATTGAGCACCTACAAACGTTGCTTTAG
- the aspS gene encoding aspartate--tRNA ligase has protein sequence MRTHYCGELRATEIGKTVTLFGWVDRRRDHGGVIFIDLRDRSGIVQIVSDPQRTPDSYKAAESLRNEYVVKVSGRVSQRPPESINTKIPTGEVEIYADKIEILNGVYKQMPFVVSSSEADSVREEVRLKYRYLDLRRDRMNRNLQLRHQVVKAIRHFLENEQNFIEVETPILTRSTPEGARDYLVPSRVNPGEWYALPQSPQLFKQLLMVSGFDRYYQIARCFRDEDLRADRQPEFTQLDMEMSFMSRDEILELNEALVCHIFKAVKNIDIPRPFPRLTYAEAMARYGTDRPDTRFNLELVDVSEIVKDSGFKVFSGAVQSCGTVKVLPIPGGNDAISNVRIKPKGDLFEEACNAGAKGIAYIRIREDNEFDTIGAIKDNLSQEQKQQLIEKTGAKPGYLLLFGAGDVDTVNKSLARLRLVVGEELGLIDSNKIDLLWVTDFPMFEWNAEEKRLEALHHPFTAPNLEDLNDLKTARAQAYDLVYNGVEIGGGSLRIYQREIQEKVFATIGLSMEEAYNKFGFLLEAFEYGTPPHGGIAYGLDRFVMLLAGEESIRDVIAFPKTQQASCLLTDAPAPVDAKQLQELHVKSTYKPKS, from the coding sequence ATGCGAACTCATTATTGTGGAGAACTAAGAGCAACTGAGATAGGCAAAACAGTCACTCTTTTCGGTTGGGTAGATCGCCGTCGGGATCACGGAGGCGTAATTTTTATCGATCTGCGCGATCGCAGTGGCATCGTTCAGATCGTCAGCGATCCCCAGCGCACCCCCGACTCCTATAAAGCCGCAGAGTCGTTGCGTAACGAATACGTCGTGAAAGTCAGCGGACGAGTCAGCCAACGTCCGCCAGAGTCCATCAATACCAAAATTCCTACGGGTGAGGTAGAAATTTACGCCGACAAGATTGAAATTCTCAATGGAGTCTACAAACAAATGCCTTTCGTCGTCTCCAGTTCGGAGGCAGACTCAGTACGAGAGGAAGTGCGGCTGAAATATCGCTATCTGGATTTAAGACGCGATCGCATGAATAGAAACCTGCAATTGCGCCACCAAGTCGTCAAAGCCATCCGTCACTTTCTCGAAAACGAACAGAATTTCATCGAAGTTGAAACGCCTATCCTGACTCGTTCCACTCCCGAAGGTGCGAGAGATTATCTAGTTCCCTCCCGCGTCAATCCGGGAGAATGGTATGCTTTACCCCAGTCGCCACAATTATTCAAGCAACTTTTAATGGTATCTGGGTTCGATCGCTACTATCAGATCGCGCGTTGCTTCCGCGATGAAGATTTGCGTGCCGACAGACAGCCAGAATTTACCCAATTAGACATGGAAATGAGTTTCATGTCTCGCGACGAGATTTTAGAACTTAATGAAGCGTTAGTTTGCCACATTTTTAAAGCCGTTAAAAATATCGATATTCCTCGTCCATTTCCGCGCCTTACCTATGCCGAAGCGATGGCGCGTTACGGAACAGATCGACCCGATACTCGCTTTAATTTAGAGCTAGTTGATGTTTCAGAAATCGTCAAAGATAGCGGATTTAAAGTCTTTTCTGGTGCCGTACAAAGTTGCGGAACTGTAAAAGTATTGCCTATTCCTGGCGGCAATGATGCTATCTCGAATGTAAGAATTAAACCAAAAGGAGATTTATTTGAAGAAGCTTGCAATGCAGGTGCAAAAGGTATCGCTTATATTCGCATTCGCGAAGACAATGAATTCGATACTATTGGTGCCATTAAAGATAATCTTTCCCAAGAGCAGAAACAGCAATTAATAGAAAAAACAGGGGCAAAACCCGGTTATTTATTGCTCTTTGGCGCTGGAGATGTAGATACTGTTAATAAATCTCTAGCGAGGTTGCGCTTAGTTGTCGGAGAAGAATTAGGATTAATTGACTCCAATAAAATTGATTTACTTTGGGTGACAGACTTTCCCATGTTTGAATGGAATGCAGAAGAAAAGCGCCTAGAAGCATTGCATCACCCCTTTACTGCACCAAATCTAGAAGATTTAAACGATCTAAAAACAGCCAGAGCGCAAGCTTATGACTTAGTTTATAACGGCGTAGAAATTGGCGGCGGCAGTTTGCGGATTTACCAGCGAGAAATCCAAGAAAAAGTGTTTGCAACGATTGGATTATCGATGGAGGAAGCCTACAATAAATTCGGATTCCTTCTCGAAGCGTTTGAATACGGAACGCCACCCCACGGCGGGATTGCCTATGGCTTAGATCGCTTCGTGATGCTATTAGCTGGCGAAGAATCGATTCGGGATGTAATTGCCTTTCCGAAGACACAACAAGCAAGCTGTTTGCTGACAGATGCACCTGCACCAGTCGATGCAAAACAGTTGCAAGAATTGCACGTAAAATCAACTTATAAGCCTAAATCTTAA
- a CDS encoding glycosyltransferase, whose product MKKALVVGYTKDSITKAQQEPFRYYQKLLSRQLDLKIEHIAAESFGAIGEACKNQDAEIIFVLPFWNESSDQAEQVMQSLRQQQPTRTIVFIDPFAQVTSNYFNVLPHVDYFLKRQRYKNLDEYQRSFIGGSMFTDFLARELELDFSQWHVGSQVPKQYQHRIVSGWNLGSAKQFKQKLQTPSWFEFWQPAKEIDIFCRLSLGSSHEGDWYYAYRQMALESLKPLQSDYKVVSSGKIHAQLVSRRQYFREIKRSRIVFSPFGWGESCWRDFEAVCYNCLLVKPSMAHIETQPNIYVEGETYVPVSWDFSDLVEKCDYYLKHSDEAARIVKNARRAYLDYFERREFLQTIAGVINVRLIT is encoded by the coding sequence ATGAAAAAAGCACTTGTTGTCGGTTATACCAAAGACTCTATTACAAAAGCTCAACAAGAACCATTTCGTTACTACCAAAAATTACTCAGCCGCCAACTCGACTTGAAGATCGAACATATAGCTGCCGAATCTTTTGGTGCGATTGGCGAAGCTTGTAAAAACCAAGATGCCGAGATTATCTTCGTACTGCCTTTTTGGAATGAAAGTTCAGACCAAGCCGAACAAGTCATGCAATCGCTTCGCCAACAGCAACCGACGCGAACGATAGTCTTTATCGATCCGTTCGCCCAGGTAACCAGCAACTATTTCAATGTGCTGCCCCATGTCGATTATTTTCTTAAACGTCAACGTTACAAGAATTTGGATGAGTATCAGCGCTCATTCATCGGTGGCTCGATGTTCACCGATTTTCTGGCTAGAGAGTTGGAGCTAGACTTTAGTCAATGGCACGTCGGTTCACAAGTGCCCAAGCAATACCAACATCGCATTGTTTCTGGCTGGAATCTTGGGAGTGCCAAACAATTCAAGCAAAAATTGCAAACCCCATCTTGGTTTGAGTTCTGGCAACCCGCTAAGGAAATCGATATTTTCTGCCGCCTATCTTTGGGTTCTAGCCACGAAGGAGATTGGTACTATGCCTATCGTCAAATGGCGCTAGAAAGTCTCAAACCCTTGCAATCCGATTATAAGGTCGTCTCTAGCGGCAAAATTCACGCTCAACTCGTTTCTCGTCGCCAATACTTTCGAGAAATTAAACGCAGTCGCATTGTCTTTAGTCCGTTTGGATGGGGCGAGAGTTGTTGGCGCGATTTTGAAGCGGTTTGTTACAATTGCTTGCTGGTAAAACCTTCGATGGCGCATATCGAGACGCAACCCAATATTTATGTGGAAGGGGAAACCTACGTGCCTGTAAGCTGGGATTTTTCAGATTTGGTAGAAAAATGCGATTATTATCTCAAGCATTCCGATGAAGCGGCTCGGATTGTTAAAAATGCCCGTCGCGCCTACCTTGACTATTTTGAGAGGAGAGAATTTTTGCAGACGATCGCAGGGGTAATAAATGTCCGTCTAATTACTTAG